Proteins from a single region of Candidatus Hydrogenedentota bacterium:
- a CDS encoding DUF1549 domain-containing protein yields the protein TTNEGGTIDEENLANYAADRVQTFGWVMLGLTANCAQCHDHKFDPISMKDYYSLAAFFRNTTQAPKDGNVKDSGPVLVVPSMEDRPRWDALPGEIAAASKQRNDRRAAAKPDFDKWVSQATPAILEATMPREGLAFQLPLTEGKGAVVAATLPGAAKFAAAWTDYAAALRTLAGGADADPALGDPRFVSSARLAPALNRLSWNSTTPFL from the coding sequence ACCACGAACGAGGGCGGCACCATCGACGAGGAGAATCTCGCCAACTACGCCGCGGACCGGGTGCAGACCTTCGGCTGGGTGATGCTGGGCCTGACGGCGAACTGCGCCCAGTGCCACGACCACAAGTTCGACCCCATCTCGATGAAGGATTACTACAGCCTCGCTGCCTTTTTCCGGAACACGACTCAGGCGCCGAAGGACGGCAATGTCAAAGACAGTGGTCCCGTCCTCGTCGTGCCGTCGATGGAAGACCGCCCGCGCTGGGACGCTCTGCCCGGCGAGATTGCCGCCGCCTCGAAGCAGCGCAACGATCGTCGCGCCGCTGCGAAACCGGATTTCGACAAGTGGGTGTCCCAGGCGACGCCGGCGATCCTCGAGGCCACGATGCCGCGCGAGGGATTGGCCTTTCAACTGCCGCTGACGGAAGGCAAGGGCGCCGTCGTCGCTGCCACTCTGCCGGGAGCGGCGAAGTTCGCCGCGGCGTGGACGGACTACGCGGCGGCGCTGCGCACGCTTGCGGGCGGCGCCGATGCCGACCCGGCGCTCGGCGATCCGCGCTTCGTGTCGTCGGCGCGGCTGGCGCCCGCGCTCAACCGCCTGTCGTGGAATTCGACGACGCCGTTCCTT